The following proteins are co-located in the Heliorestis convoluta genome:
- a CDS encoding exo-beta-N-acetylmuramidase NamZ domain-containing protein, translated as MKKRWLSLILIALLLLPLHTFSPSGISEAAQQFKLGNEVLMEKYHHLIAGKKVGLVTNQSGVNRQGVSTIDVLAKDLTVQLVALYAPEHGIDGVAKAGEHVKSYDHPKLKIPVYSLYGSTRMPTEDMLRNVDVLLFDIQDIGARTYTYISTLHNVMVAAQKYDKPVIILDRPNPVGGIHVEGPVLEDLYKSFVGIDNIPKAHGMTVGEMALFFNRNINATITVIAMEGYNRNMIYQDTGLSWVQTSPNIPDIESVFGYMATGLGEGTGIHMRDTFKWIGSRDLNAQRYANLLNSAGLPGVTFIAEPYYNGLIGGVRLHITDYHQFNPARTGIYALAFAYQIGDFKVPKSSASNIVMFDKVMGTNKIGQFLEQKMSPQEIEARYAPALERFKAERENYLIYGYAPGYQPPMSQRIAVFVNDQEIDFDVDPYIDQNDRLMVPVRFIVEALGAQVQWHGPTQKVTITKGNRNSQFTIGSNIAYVNGTRMVYDTHPVIRHDRTMVPTRYVAESMGATVEWIEETRTVLIELTS; from the coding sequence ATGAAAAAAAGATGGCTCAGCCTGATCTTGATAGCTTTGCTTCTTCTACCACTTCATACTTTCTCTCCATCCGGAATCAGTGAAGCAGCGCAGCAATTTAAGCTTGGCAATGAAGTGTTGATGGAGAAGTACCACCATCTAATCGCAGGAAAAAAAGTAGGTCTTGTTACCAACCAAAGTGGTGTCAACCGTCAGGGCGTGAGCACCATTGACGTGCTGGCGAAGGATCTAACTGTTCAATTGGTAGCCCTTTATGCACCGGAACATGGCATTGATGGTGTAGCAAAAGCAGGCGAACATGTAAAGTCTTACGATCATCCTAAGCTAAAGATACCTGTCTACAGCCTCTATGGCAGCACTCGAATGCCGACCGAAGATATGTTGCGAAATGTAGATGTGCTACTTTTTGATATACAAGACATCGGGGCAAGGACCTATACGTACATATCAACCTTACATAACGTCATGGTGGCTGCACAGAAATACGACAAGCCTGTTATTATACTGGATCGTCCCAACCCAGTCGGTGGCATTCATGTAGAGGGTCCTGTTCTTGAAGATCTTTACAAATCATTTGTCGGTATCGACAATATACCGAAAGCTCATGGCATGACAGTCGGTGAAATGGCACTTTTCTTTAATAGAAATATCAACGCTACGATTACCGTAATCGCCATGGAAGGCTATAATCGCAATATGATCTATCAAGACACAGGCCTCTCCTGGGTACAAACATCGCCCAATATACCCGATATAGAATCTGTATTCGGCTATATGGCCACGGGTCTGGGGGAAGGCACAGGGATTCATATGAGAGATACCTTCAAATGGATAGGAAGTCGCGATCTCAATGCCCAGCGCTACGCCAACTTATTAAACAGTGCTGGCTTGCCCGGTGTTACCTTTATTGCAGAACCGTACTACAACGGCCTCATTGGTGGCGTTCGCCTGCATATAACGGACTATCATCAATTTAATCCAGCGCGAACGGGCATTTACGCTTTGGCCTTTGCCTACCAGATTGGCGATTTTAAAGTGCCGAAAAGTAGTGCCAGCAACATTGTTATGTTTGATAAAGTCATGGGAACGAACAAAATCGGCCAATTTTTAGAGCAAAAGATGTCGCCACAAGAAATAGAAGCTCGCTATGCACCTGCTTTAGAGCGATTTAAAGCAGAGCGTGAAAATTATCTGATCTATGGTTATGCACCGGGTTATCAACCGCCCATGTCCCAGAGGATTGCTGTTTTTGTTAATGATCAAGAAATTGACTTTGATGTAGACCCCTACATTGATCAAAATGATCGACTTATGGTTCCTGTTCGCTTTATCGTGGAAGCCTTGGGTGCGCAAGTACAGTGGCATGGCCCGACCCAAAAGGTTACTATCACCAAAGGGAATAGAAATAGTCAATTTACAATCGGTAGCAACATAGCCTATGTAAATGGTACAAGAATGGTCTACGATACCCATCCAGTTATCCGCCATGATCGAACGATGGTACCGACGCGCTACGTGGCAGAGTCTATGGGTGCTACGGTAGAGTGGATTGAGGAAACTAGAACCGTTTTGATAGAGCTTACATCGTAA